In the Tribolium castaneum strain GA2 chromosome 1, icTriCast1.1, whole genome shotgun sequence genome, one interval contains:
- the LOC655339 gene encoding proteasome subunit alpha type-1: protein MFRNQYDSDVTVWSPQGRLHQVEYAMEAVNLGSATVGLKSKTHAVLIALKRASSELSAYQKKIINIDDHIGITISGLTADARILSRYMRTECLNYKYSHDTHLPLNRLISQLGNKMQLCTQRYDRRPYGVGLLVAGYDDQGAHIYQTCPSANYYDCKAMSIGARSQSARTYLEKHLEELSSCSLEELIKHGLRALRDTLPPEVDLTIKNVSIGYVGKGQSFKILVDDETGPYLAMIQGEERRGGGAQEPPAGPLRDEAGDQDQGPRDPVPAVAMDTE, encoded by the coding sequence ATGTTTCGCAACCAATACGACAGCGACGTGACCGTCTGGAGCCCCCAGGGCCGCCTCCACCAGGTGGAGTACGCCATGGAGGCCGTAAATTTGGGCTCCGCCACCGTGGGTCTCAAAAGCAAGACTCACGCCGTTCTCATCGCCCTCAAAAGAGCCTCGTCTGAACTATCAGCCTACCAGAAGAAAATCATCAACATCGACGACCACATCGGAATCACCATCTCAGGCCTCACAGCCGACGCCAGAATCCTGAGCCGTTACATGCGGACTGAATGCCTCAATTACAAGTATTCGCACGACACCCACTTGCCCCTAAACCGCCTCATCAGCCAGCTGGGAAACAAGATGCAGTTGTGCACTCAGAGGTACGACCGCAGGCCCTACGGCGTGGGGCTCCTTGTGGCGGGTTATGACGACCAGGGGGCCCACATTTACCAGACCTGCCCCTCTGCCAATTACTACGACTGTAAGGCAATGTCAATTGGGGCGCGTTCGCAGAGCGCTAGGACTTACCTGGAGAAGCACTTGGAGGAATTGTCTTCGTGTTCTCTTGAAGAGCTGATTAAACACGGCTTGAGGGCTCTTAGGGACACTTTGCCCCCTGAAGTCGACTTAACCATTAAAAACGTTTCCATCGGTTACGTTGGCAAGGGACAAAGCTTCAAGATTTTGGTCGATGATGAAACTGGGCCTTACTTGGCTATGATTCAGGGTGAGGAGAGGAGAGGGGGTGGGGCTCAAGAGCCCCCAGCAGGGCCTCTCAGAGATGAGGCGGGGGACCAAGACCAGGGCCCCAGGGATCCGGTTCCAGCTGTAGCAATGGATACGGAATAA